In Shewanella sp. MR-4, the genomic stretch ACGCTGTTGATCACTAACGTTTCATCGCCTTGGACAACGCCGTCTAATAACAGGCTTAGCTCTTTTAAAGTCACACTTTTCATCAATTACTTGCCTTTGCTTAAGGCTTCAACCACTTTGCCACTGATGTCAGCATTTGGCTTAACATAAATGACGGCACCGCGCTGTAAAACTAAATCGTATTTTTCTTTTTCAGCGATAGTGTTAATGGCTTTTTGAACCTTAACTAACAGTTTGTTTTGCTCTTCACCTTGGCGACGACGTAAGTCTTCATCCAAAGCTTTACCTTTTAGCTGATATTCAGATTTTAACGCTTCCATTTTACGAACCAGCTCAGTTTTTTGCGTGTCATTCATTAGCGCGCCGTCACGTTGCTGCTTCTCCATCAGAGAGCGCATTTCTTCTTGCATTTTCTGAACTTCAGCCATGCGATCACCAAACTCTGATTTCAGAGATTGGGAGATTTGCTCACGTTGAGGTAACTGTTCAAACACAGCGCCCATATCAACAACAGCA encodes the following:
- a CDS encoding OmpH family outer membrane protein, which produces MVNRALVTLALLGAPLAAQAENIAVVDMGAVFEQLPQREQISQSLKSEFGDRMAEVQKMQEEMRSLMEKQQRDGALMNDTQKTELVRKMEALKSEYQLKGKALDEDLRRRQGEEQNKLLVKVQKAINTIAEKEKYDLVLQRGAVIYVKPNADISGKVVEALSKGK